One genomic window of Muntiacus reevesi chromosome 4, mMunRee1.1, whole genome shotgun sequence includes the following:
- the TXNDC2 gene encoding thioredoxin domain-containing protein 2 — protein MGHSAGSPAQYQEWVGRDQELEMESDEAGVLEEPEMRSDNQAETNEAHTLEAFVHEVSNVQRTHVGASEALQAVQTLPPEQSVDTPSSPAQSALPKQEDFLNSSAKAVPSEQADTPSFPEKIILSKKREILNSPQKNILPKQSATPSSSTQTISPKQGDIPNFPEKTILPKEGVILNPLSKTTLHKKANTPKSSEKPTSPKQGDTPKPSAKTILPKKADTPIFPIQTILPNQSYASKFSEKSISTKEGDIFNSSAKVIPSWPADSPNFPAKINPSWQADSPKFPAKIISPKQADSPSSPNQILSPKQTDSPNFSGKIISSWQADSPKFPLKTTLLNQVGIPTSSEKNISPKQGNTPNFPAKFSLPKKSKTHKFTTKAILSKQGDTPKSSDKTILPKASEIPKSSAEPLLPKEGETQKSSAEPILPKAGEIPESSAETILPKEGETPKSSTETTLLKEGQTPKSSTQTILLKEGETPKSSAKTILPKEGETPKCSAETILPKEGETPKSSAETILPKEGETPKSSAKTILPKEGQTPKSSTETILPKEGETSRSLEDTVWPPGGNSLQSEEDTEFLDEDLVKVILSKEDFEVALKEAGERLVAVHFSATWCQPCKTIKSFFQTLSLKHEDVVFLEVDVDECEQLVRECKVDCLPTFQFYRKEEKVGQFSGALHEKLETLITELK, from the exons ATGGGGCACTCGGCAGGCAGCCCAGCCCAGTATCAGGAGT GGGTGGGTAGAGACCAGGAACTGGAAATGGAAAGTGATGAAGCTGGGGTCCTGGAGGAACCGGAAATGAGGTCAGACAACcaagcagaaacaaatgaag CACACACCCTGGAGGCCTTTGTCCACGAGGTCAGCAATGTTCAACGTACACATGTGGGGGCATCCGAAGCCCTGCAGGCCGTGCAGACACTCCCACCTGAGCAGAGCGTTGACACCCCCAGCTCTCCAGCCCAAAGTGCCCTGCCCAAGCAGGAGGACTTTCTCAATTCCTCAGCAAAAGCCGTCCCATCCGAGCAGGCTGACACTCCGAGTTTCCCAGAAAAGATCATCCTAtcaaaaaaaagggaaattctCAATTCCCCCCAGAAGAACATCTTGCCCAAACAGTCTGCCACCCCCAGTTCCTCAACCCAAACCATTTCACCAAAACAGGGTGACATTCCCAATTTCCCAGAAAAAACCATCCTGCCAAAAGAGGGTGTCATTCTCAATCCCCTCAGTAAAACCACCCTGCACAAGAAGGCCAACACCCCCAAGTCTTCAGAAAAACCCACCTCGCCCAAGCAGGGTGACACCCCCAAGCCCTCAGCCAAAACCATTTTGCCCAAGAAGGCTGACACCcccatcttcccaatccaaacCATTCTGCCCAATCAGTCTTATGCCTCCAAATTCTCAGAAAAATCCATCTCGACAAAAGAGGGTGACATTTTCAACTCCTCAGCCAAAGTCATTCCATCATGGCCGGCTGACTCCCCCAATTTCCCAGCCAAGATCAATCCATCATGGCAGGCTGACTCCCCCAAGTTCCCAGCCAAGATCATCTCACCTAAACAGGCTGACTCCCCTAGCTCCCCAAACCAAATCCTCTCACCCAAGCAGACCGATTCCCCCAATTTCTCAGGCAAAATCATTTCATCATGGCAGGCTGACTCCCCCAAGTTCCCACTCAAAACCACCCTgctcaatcaggtgggcatccccacttcttcagaaaaaaacatctcACCCAAGCAGGGCAATACCCCCAATTTTCCAGCAAAATTCAGTTTGCCCAAGAAGAGTAAAACCCACAAGTTTACAACCAAAGCCATTCTGTCCAAGCAGGGTGACACCCCAAAGTCCTCAGACAAAACCATCCTGCCCAAGGCGAGTGAGATCCCCAAGTCCTCAGCCGAACCCCTTCTGCCCAAGGAGGGTGAGACCCAGAAGTCCTCAGCCGAACCCATTCTGCCCAAGGCGGGTGAGATCCCTGAGTCCTCAGCTGAAACCATTCTGCCCAAGGAGGGTGAGACCCCCAAGTCCTCAACCGAAACCACTCTGCTCAAGGAAGGTCAGACTCCCAAGTCCTCAACCCAAACTATTCTACTCAAGGAGGGTGAGACCCCCAAGTCCTCAGCCAAAACCATTCTGCCCAAAGAGGGTGAGACACCCAAGTGCTCAGCCGAAACCATTCTGCCCAAGGAGGGTGAGACCCCCAAGTCCTCAGCCGAAACCATTCTGCCCAAGGAGGGTGAGACCCCTAAGTCCTCAGCCAAAACCATTCTGCCCAAGGAGGGTCAGACTCCCAAGTCCTCAACCGAAACCATTCTGCCCAAGGAGGGTGAGACCAGCAGGTCCTTAGAGGACACGGTCTGGCCCCCAGGAGGCAATAGCCTGCAGTCAGAGGAAGACACAGAGTTCCTGGATGAGGACCTGGTGAAGGTGATTCTGAGCAAAGAAGACTTTGAGGTGGCGCTAAAGGAAGCTGGGGAGCGGCTGGTGGCCGTGCACTTCTCGGCCACATGGTGCCAGCCCTGCAAGACCATCAAGTCCTTCTTCCAGACCCTGTCCCTGAAGCATGAGGATGTGGTGTTCCTGGAAGTGGATGTCGATGAGTGCGAACAACTGGTGAGGGAGTGCAAGGTCGATTGCCTTCCAACCTTTCAGttttatagaaaagaagaaaaggtgggCCAGTTTTCCGGTGCCCTGCATGAAAAACTTGAGACACTCATTACAGAATTAAAGTGA